A stretch of the Filimonas lacunae genome encodes the following:
- a CDS encoding ABC transporter permease/substrate-binding protein translates to MDEQLSLWAFVQQQKTKILEQTVMHIGLTAVALLLAIIAGVVLGILISRKPKLAGATLGIAGVLQTVPSIALLGFMIPLLGIGAKPAIAALFLYALLPIIRNTYTGLTSINAAVLESAYAVGMTNRQVLWKVQLPLAMPVILAGIRTATVITVGVATLAAYIAAGGLGEFIFGGIALNNKNMILAGAIPAALLALLLDWLLSRVQRLNMKKMRYVTFSMPLVIILLSLLYLAPATASGKLLVGFTPEFMGRYDGYLGLRKVYGMDVRTVVINDMIMYKAAGEKQLDVISGSTTDGRVQAYDLVALADDKHIFPPYYAAPLVNKTTLERYPTLEPVLNKLAGKINDSLMTAMNYRVDYKKEDPEKVAKDFLITSGLYRPAAGQRNGQVIIGAKMFGDGYVLAPMYKMLIEGYTQLEAVTKTGLGGTQICFDALVNHQIDLYPEYTGTGLLVLLKTPPAISDSLMPYPDKVYNYVAREFSARFGLQWMQPVGFNNTYALMMRRQQSYFLGVRTISDLKNYLDKQRML, encoded by the coding sequence ATGGATGAACAACTTTCCTTATGGGCTTTTGTGCAACAGCAGAAAACTAAAATCCTGGAGCAAACCGTAATGCATATAGGCCTTACAGCCGTAGCATTACTGCTAGCCATTATTGCTGGTGTTGTTTTAGGTATACTGATAAGCAGAAAACCCAAACTCGCCGGCGCCACACTGGGCATTGCCGGCGTACTACAAACCGTACCCAGCATTGCCCTGCTCGGTTTTATGATTCCTTTACTGGGCATAGGAGCCAAACCAGCCATTGCCGCCTTGTTCCTTTATGCACTGTTGCCCATCATCCGTAACACCTATACCGGCCTTACTTCTATAAATGCTGCTGTGCTGGAATCAGCCTATGCAGTTGGCATGACCAATCGCCAGGTATTATGGAAAGTACAACTTCCACTGGCCATGCCCGTAATACTGGCAGGCATAAGAACAGCCACTGTAATTACCGTAGGCGTAGCCACCCTTGCAGCATATATAGCCGCCGGTGGCCTGGGCGAGTTTATATTTGGGGGCATTGCACTCAACAATAAAAACATGATACTCGCAGGGGCTATTCCAGCCGCCTTGTTAGCCCTGTTATTGGATTGGTTGCTTTCCCGTGTGCAGCGACTTAACATGAAAAAAATGCGCTATGTGACATTCTCTATGCCCCTGGTCATCATACTGTTATCCCTGCTTTACCTGGCTCCGGCAACCGCATCCGGCAAACTGCTGGTAGGGTTTACTCCCGAATTCATGGGTCGCTATGATGGCTATTTAGGACTGCGCAAAGTGTACGGTATGGATGTACGCACCGTGGTTATCAACGACATGATCATGTACAAAGCGGCAGGCGAAAAACAGCTGGACGTTATCAGCGGCAGCACCACTGATGGCAGAGTGCAAGCCTACGACCTGGTTGCTTTGGCAGACGACAAACACATCTTTCCTCCATATTATGCCGCCCCGCTGGTCAACAAAACCACGTTAGAGCGTTATCCGACGCTGGAACCGGTACTCAATAAACTGGCTGGCAAAATCAACGACTCATTGATGACTGCCATGAATTACCGGGTAGACTACAAAAAAGAAGACCCGGAAAAAGTAGCCAAAGACTTTTTAATCACTTCCGGATTATACCGCCCAGCCGCCGGCCAAAGGAATGGCCAGGTGATCATAGGAGCTAAAATGTTTGGGGATGGTTATGTATTGGCTCCCATGTACAAAATGTTGATTGAAGGCTACACGCAGCTCGAAGCTGTTACCAAAACAGGACTGGGAGGAACCCAGATTTGTTTTGATGCTTTAGTCAATCACCAGATAGATCTGTATCCCGAATACACAGGAACCGGCCTGCTGGTATTACTAAAAACACCTCCCGCTATTTCCGACAGCCTGATGCCTTATCCTGATAAAGTATATAATTACGTAGCCCGTGAATTTTCGGCACGTTTTGGGTTACAATGGATGCAGCCGGTTGGGTTTAATAATACCTATGCTTTAATGATGCGAAGACAACAAAGTTACTTTTTAGGTGTTCGTACAATAAGCGATCTGAAGAATTATCTCGACAAACAAAGAATGTTATAA
- a CDS encoding ABC transporter ATP-binding protein, which produces MVSLSQVTKRFENDHLAVDSLSLTVKEGETMVLLGTSGCGKTTTLRMINRLIQPDAGEIHIHNKPISAIPPAELRKGIGYVMQQPGLFPHYTIEQNIGIVPTLLGWKSKDIQQRVHTLMNQLHLPVANYAHKYAHELSGGQQQRVGLARAMAGNPSILLMDEPFGALDPATRLHVRNDFMELEASTKKTIIMVTHDMEEAFCMGNRICLMHEGKIVQLGTPAELLFAPANDFVRSFFDSHRTLLEWQVIPLKNIEKWLPLQTDNEQDNIPVISSSDSCWKALEWLTQGQEKLLIKTGNNCCVVDKTHIIDAIHHFKTEYKTTHG; this is translated from the coding sequence ATGGTTTCTCTTTCCCAGGTAACAAAACGTTTTGAAAACGACCATCTTGCAGTGGATTCGCTTTCCCTGACTGTTAAAGAAGGGGAAACAATGGTTCTATTAGGCACCAGCGGATGTGGCAAAACCACTACACTGCGCATGATCAATCGTCTTATCCAACCCGATGCCGGTGAAATTCACATTCACAACAAGCCCATATCAGCCATTCCACCTGCAGAACTACGTAAAGGCATTGGTTATGTAATGCAACAACCAGGTTTGTTTCCGCATTACACCATTGAGCAAAATATAGGCATCGTGCCTACATTGCTCGGCTGGAAATCCAAAGATATACAACAAAGGGTACACACACTGATGAACCAACTTCACTTACCTGTTGCCAACTATGCACATAAATATGCCCATGAACTCAGCGGTGGACAGCAACAACGTGTGGGACTGGCCAGGGCTATGGCTGGCAATCCATCCATATTATTAATGGACGAACCCTTTGGCGCACTTGATCCAGCTACCCGGCTACATGTTCGTAATGATTTTATGGAATTGGAAGCATCCACAAAAAAAACGATAATAATGGTAACCCATGATATGGAAGAAGCCTTTTGCATGGGCAACCGCATATGCCTGATGCACGAAGGCAAAATAGTGCAGCTAGGCACGCCCGCCGAATTGCTGTTTGCTCCGGCAAACGATTTTGTCCGAAGCTTTTTCGATAGCCACCGTACACTATTGGAGTGGCAGGTAATTCCACTGAAAAACATTGAGAAGTGGCTGCCATTACAAACTGATAATGAACAAGATAACATCCCTGTTATTTCCAGCAGCGACAGTTGCTGGAAAGCATTGGAATGGCTAACACAAGGCCAGGAAAAGTTGCTCATAAAAACAGGAAACAACTGTTGCGTCGTTGATAAAACACACATCATTGACGCCATTCATCATTTTAAAACGGAGTACAAAACAACACATGGATGA
- a CDS encoding mercuric reductase has translation MKTLDAIVIGAGQGGTPLAKKLAKAGYKTLLVEKRWVGGTCINDGCTPTKNMIAHAAIAQRVRKSEQWGIHTPGMSIDFETIWQHKNKIVNQFRDSSVRGVEATEGLELLIGEASFIGHKAIQVKTPDGQTETYQAESIYINAGARPAIPEITGLSVTPYLTSTTLLELPQIPAHLVILGGSYIALEMAQLFSRLGSRVSIIERSPYLLPKEDADISACIKDILRDEGIAVYTHANVHNVEKHITGGVAVFLDKKHHPEIILGSHLLLALGRTPNTDTLCTQMTRLDIDNEGFIKINSNLQTNISGIYALGDIKGGPAFTHVSYNDYVIILRNLLENKGLNTNNRIIPYCMFTDPQLGRVGITEKEARTQNLPINVYTLPMTKVARAIESGQTQGIMKAVVHKETGKILGATIIGEQGGETITVLQMAMLAGMTCEDLRYQMFAHPLYAESVNNLFMQEPQ, from the coding sequence ATGAAAACACTGGATGCTATTGTAATTGGCGCTGGCCAGGGTGGCACTCCGCTGGCAAAAAAGCTGGCAAAAGCAGGTTATAAAACTTTATTGGTAGAAAAAAGATGGGTGGGTGGTACTTGCATCAACGATGGTTGCACGCCCACTAAAAATATGATTGCACATGCAGCTATAGCCCAACGGGTAAGAAAAAGCGAGCAATGGGGTATACATACACCCGGCATGAGCATTGACTTCGAAACCATATGGCAGCATAAAAATAAGATTGTCAATCAATTCCGCGATTCATCTGTACGGGGAGTAGAAGCTACTGAAGGCCTGGAACTTCTTATAGGGGAAGCATCCTTTATCGGACATAAAGCCATACAGGTAAAAACACCGGATGGACAAACAGAAACCTACCAGGCAGAAAGTATCTACATCAATGCAGGAGCCAGGCCAGCGATTCCCGAGATAACCGGCTTATCCGTTACCCCTTACCTCACCTCTACTACCCTGCTAGAATTGCCACAGATTCCGGCACACCTTGTTATACTGGGTGGAAGCTATATCGCCCTGGAAATGGCGCAGCTGTTTAGCCGTTTAGGCAGCCGGGTAAGTATCATAGAACGTTCTCCTTACTTATTACCCAAAGAGGACGCAGACATTTCAGCTTGTATTAAAGATATACTTCGTGATGAAGGAATTGCAGTATATACCCACGCCAACGTACACAATGTTGAAAAACATATTACAGGTGGAGTAGCCGTGTTCCTGGATAAAAAACATCATCCCGAAATAATATTAGGCAGCCATTTGTTACTGGCATTAGGTCGTACACCCAACACAGACACACTGTGTACACAAATGACCAGACTAGATATTGATAATGAAGGATTTATAAAGATCAATTCCAATTTACAAACCAACATTTCCGGCATTTATGCATTGGGAGATATTAAAGGAGGTCCGGCCTTTACACATGTCTCCTACAATGATTATGTAATTATACTTCGCAACTTACTGGAAAATAAAGGATTAAATACAAATAACCGGATAATACCTTATTGTATGTTTACCGATCCGCAATTAGGCCGGGTAGGCATTACAGAAAAGGAAGCCCGCACCCAAAATCTGCCCATAAATGTTTATACCCTCCCTATGACCAAAGTAGCCCGAGCTATAGAATCAGGTCAAACCCAGGGAATAATGAAAGCGGTAGTTCATAAAGAAACAGGTAAGATTTTAGGAGCCACTATTATCGGGGAACAAGGAGGTGAAACCATTACCGTATTGCAAATGGCCATGTTGGCCGGCATGACCTGTGAAGATCTGCGTTACCAGATGTTTGCACATCCGCTGTATGCAGAATCTGTCAACAACCTCTTTATGCAGGAGCCGCAATAG
- a CDS encoding DinB family protein, which yields MKTIHHPTPVQQTIVHNLKQLLNGGNAHISLEKALDNLPPKLRGEKPVNLPYSIWQLTEHIRITQWDILEFSRNPHHVSPQWPDEYWPQEAAPDVKKWEKTLQSIQSDRNAFVALLEVKDADLFSPFEHADNGQNLFREAMLIADHTSYHIGQIIVLRRLLNNWE from the coding sequence ATGAAGACGATTCATCATCCAACCCCGGTTCAGCAAACAATTGTACATAATCTTAAACAGCTATTGAATGGAGGTAATGCACATATAAGTCTGGAAAAGGCGCTGGATAATTTACCACCTAAACTAAGAGGGGAGAAGCCTGTCAATCTCCCCTATAGCATCTGGCAATTGACAGAACACATTCGTATTACCCAATGGGATATACTGGAATTTAGCCGTAACCCGCATCATGTATCACCCCAATGGCCTGATGAATATTGGCCCCAAGAAGCTGCTCCTGACGTAAAAAAATGGGAAAAAACATTACAGTCTATCCAAAGTGACAGAAATGCTTTTGTCGCTTTACTGGAAGTGAAAGATGCAGATTTGTTTTCTCCTTTTGAGCATGCGGATAACGGGCAGAATCTTTTCCGGGAGGCCATGCTGATTGCTGATCATACCTCGTACCATATAGGGCAGATTATTGTGTTGAGACGGCTGCTGAATAATTGGGAATAA
- a CDS encoding c-type cytochrome, with amino-acid sequence MKKYSCYILALLLFFVACNSGNSGATGSHNATESLINTAANIVPEEFRNGARLITANDCFTCHAVDSVVKGPAFKIIAQKYQHLDGVVSNLSRSIISGSKGIWGDEQMTAHPNLSNADAREMILYIFSLDSTHTYDTTGTRGSLKKQP; translated from the coding sequence ATGAAAAAGTACTCATGCTATATACTGGCTTTACTGCTGTTTTTTGTGGCTTGTAATTCGGGAAACTCCGGAGCTACCGGTAGCCATAATGCCACTGAAAGCCTTATTAACACTGCTGCTAACATAGTGCCTGAGGAGTTTAGGAATGGCGCGCGACTGATTACGGCTAATGACTGCTTTACCTGTCATGCGGTAGACAGTGTGGTAAAGGGGCCAGCCTTTAAAATTATTGCTCAGAAATATCAACATCTGGATGGTGTGGTGAGTAATCTAAGCCGCAGCATTATCAGTGGCAGTAAAGGTATCTGGGGTGATGAACAAATGACAGCACATCCCAATTTGTCCAATGCAGATGCACGGGAAATGATCCTTTATATTTTCTCGTTGGATTCTACTCATACGTATGATACTACGGGCACCCGCGGCAGTTTGAAAAAGCAGCCTTAG
- a CDS encoding sensor histidine kinase, translating to MTSLLKRFADISIAKKLYFTVGIMAMLIGLELFALFFSISTLSALRGYVGGEGLWSKGQKDAVYHLLQYGVSRNEVDYQKFKSHLQIPLSDGIARREMMKVEPDMEVIRKAFMAGGVHEDDIDGMVKLMRRFHSNSYISKAVNAWTEAEAALTELIHISEQIHKEINESLPAEDTIRMLLERIEPINMSITEKENGFSYALGAGSRWLEHFVLKMLFGIALTVEISGLLIAIYVNRGLQKGLAGIIEASKAFAKGHWNRRAKVYSKDEIGLVATAYNNMAEKLAGHIRDTELKNKELQQLAYVASHDLQEPLRTMTSLVEMYENEYGLTINDEQKQYLDFISEAATRMQNLTKALLDYSRIGRDRTIELVDTNMVVFEIMSDIGRLIEEKQVKIDTHDLPVLLAYPLELKLLFQNLIVNAIKFQQPGNIPRIDISAEKIATGWKFCVRDNGIGIPMEYQDKIFIIFQRLHNRSKYDGTGIGLAHCAKIAGLHNGSIWVEDSTEGLGSCFCFTIQLSKTENVVPVA from the coding sequence ATGACTTCATTATTAAAGCGTTTCGCGGATATTTCCATTGCCAAGAAACTTTATTTCACTGTAGGTATTATGGCCATGCTCATTGGCCTGGAACTGTTTGCTCTTTTCTTTTCCATAAGTACACTTTCTGCGCTTCGTGGTTATGTGGGTGGCGAAGGTTTATGGTCGAAAGGTCAGAAAGATGCCGTGTATCACTTGTTACAATATGGTGTTAGCCGTAACGAAGTAGATTATCAAAAATTTAAATCGCATTTACAGATTCCGCTAAGTGATGGCATTGCCCGGCGGGAAATGATGAAAGTTGAACCTGATATGGAGGTGATCCGGAAGGCTTTTATGGCTGGTGGCGTGCATGAGGATGATATTGATGGTATGGTAAAGCTGATGCGCCGTTTTCACAGTAACTCTTATATTAGTAAAGCGGTAAATGCCTGGACGGAAGCAGAAGCAGCTTTAACAGAGTTGATTCATATCAGTGAGCAAATACACAAAGAAATTAATGAATCCCTGCCGGCGGAAGATACCATTCGTATGCTGCTGGAACGCATAGAGCCGATCAATATGAGTATTACCGAAAAAGAGAATGGGTTTTCCTATGCGCTGGGTGCCGGATCGAGATGGCTGGAGCATTTTGTGCTGAAGATGCTATTTGGTATAGCGCTTACTGTAGAAATTTCGGGTTTACTGATTGCGATTTATGTGAACAGAGGGCTTCAAAAGGGATTGGCGGGCATTATTGAAGCGTCTAAAGCTTTTGCCAAGGGGCATTGGAACAGGCGTGCAAAGGTGTATTCGAAAGATGAAATTGGCCTGGTGGCCACTGCCTATAATAACATGGCAGAAAAACTAGCAGGACATATTCGTGATACCGAACTGAAAAACAAAGAATTACAGCAGTTAGCTTATGTGGCCAGTCATGACTTGCAGGAACCTTTACGGACAATGACCAGCCTGGTGGAAATGTATGAGAATGAATACGGATTGACCATCAACGATGAGCAAAAGCAGTATCTGGATTTTATCAGTGAAGCTGCTACGAGGATGCAAAATTTAACCAAAGCCTTGCTGGATTATAGTCGTATTGGCCGGGACAGAACTATTGAATTGGTAGACACCAATATGGTAGTGTTTGAAATTATGAGTGACATCGGCAGGCTTATTGAAGAAAAACAGGTAAAAATAGACACACACGATTTACCAGTTTTGTTAGCTTATCCGTTAGAACTGAAATTGTTATTTCAGAACCTGATTGTAAATGCCATAAAATTCCAGCAGCCAGGTAATATTCCACGCATAGATATTAGCGCCGAAAAAATAGCTACGGGCTGGAAATTTTGCGTGAGGGATAACGGAATTGGCATTCCTATGGAGTATCAGGATAAGATATTTATCATTTTCCAACGTCTGCATAACCGTTCTAAATATGACGGAACCGGAATTGGTCTGGCGCATTGTGCTAAAATTGCAGGGTTGCACAATGGCAGTATCTGGGTAGAAGATTCTACTGAGGGCTTGGGAAGTTGTTTTTGCTTTACGATTCAGCTATCCAAAACTGAAAATGTTGTTCCGGTAGCCTAA
- a CDS encoding response regulator codes for MKQKLHSILLIDDDDATNFINSFLLKQLDITEQITIKDNAAAALDFLQTGIQEMQIPDLIFLDINMPGMNGWEFLEQFQARFSTRKLHTVIVMLTTSANPDDAEKAATYPEIAAFKTKPLDKTKISEILRLHFPQLFREAV; via the coding sequence ATGAAGCAAAAATTACACTCTATACTACTGATTGATGATGATGATGCTACCAACTTTATAAACTCCTTCCTTCTTAAGCAGCTGGATATTACCGAGCAAATTACTATTAAAGACAACGCTGCTGCCGCACTGGATTTTTTACAAACCGGTATACAGGAAATGCAAATACCGGACTTAATTTTTCTGGATATTAATATGCCTGGTATGAACGGCTGGGAATTCCTGGAGCAATTTCAGGCCAGATTTTCTACAAGAAAACTGCATACAGTCATCGTAATGCTCACAACATCCGCCAATCCTGATGATGCAGAAAAAGCTGCCACTTATCCGGAAATTGCTGCCTTTAAAACCAAACCGCTGGACAAAACTAAAATAAGTGAAATTCTACGTCTGCATTTTCCTCAACTGTTCCGCGAAGCCGTTTAG